One Fusarium poae strain DAOMC 252244 chromosome 4, whole genome shotgun sequence DNA window includes the following coding sequences:
- a CDS encoding hypothetical protein (BUSCO:19741at5125), with translation MRAEPTLKNYHKITIFGVTMSRTTTVRKYGKQAKRSKAERLFAELPQSPVRLPPKGDQNAKEDSISFITEKVSAINIEEKTTTKRRARSSKKVTESVPETSIEITEVKEDKDLTAPEKEQTPEPEKVEPALDEPVPLNSTTEEDDDFELSKLVQAQIAEEEAVHNPQLRTLTWDDVCLPGDKIEKIAEASYAEVYRVTNDRGTSIIKVIRLPSPIKPQTKAQVKSGLVDEEPHPEEDIKGELQISEWLADIPGFVVYKERYVVQGKTTKQLLETHQSFQKKMKRQDPGRAQFYPSPSRYLDDTRFLVVELGDAGTSLEDWKLTSESQLWDIFFLQAIALARAEDLVMFEHRDLHEGNLCIRQVKPPRKMGPPSAGFFGYSGLDITILDYGLSRGEDLSIDDTVPVAFDLERDLSLFTSTHADQCKVYRQMRSFLLRADRTCLPPEAHDTPYAKGIDGPLSWDAYAPYTNVLWLAYLYEYITSHFKGDKTELTRFKDETEELWEYLNPDAGEDVPCFGCAADVVCFAVEAGWIRQDQLNGADESILQHEDSIIAPREEIKEVSQEKTPVGRSTRSTRRK, from the exons ATGAGAGCTGAACCGACTCTCAAAAATTATCACAAGATAACAATTTTTGGAGTTACAATGTCACGAACTACAACAGTTAGGAAATATGGCAAGCAAGCAAAGCGCTCCAAAGCAGAGCGTCTGTTCGCTGAGCTGCCTCAGAGCCCAGTACGACTACCACCAAAAGGAGACCAAAACGCCAAGGAGGATTCCATCTCTTTTATCACTGAGAAAGTATCAGCAATAAATATTGAAGAAAAGACGACTACCAAAAGGAGAGCACGATCATCGAAAAAGGTCACAGAATCTGTTCCGGAGACATCAATTGAGATTACAGAGGTTAAAGAGGACAAGGATCTCACAGCACCTGAGAAAGAGCAAACCCCTGAGCCTGAAAAGGTCGAACCTGCGCTCGACGAACCAGTCCCCTTAAATTCAACAacagaggaagatgatgattttGAGCTCTCAAAGCTAGTCCAAGCTCAGATAgctgaggaagaggctgtACATAACCCACAGCTGCGCACTCTCACCTGGGATGATGTTTGCCTTCCTGGAGATAAGATTGAGAAAATCGCCGAAGCTTCATATGCTGAAGTGTATCGCGTTACCAACGACCGTGGAACAAGTATTATCAAAGTCATCCGTCTCCCGTCGCCCATCAAGCCTCAGACTAAAGCACAAGTTAAATCCGGGTTAGTCGATGAAGAGCCGCATCCCGAGGAGGACATTAAAGGCGAGCTGCAAATTTCAGAATGGTTGGCGGATATTCCGGGATTTGTCGTTTATAAAGAGCGATATGTTGTTCAGGGTAAAACGACAAAACAGCTTCTCGAGACTCATCAATCATttcagaagaagatgaagcgTCAAGATCCAGGCCGGGCTCAGTTTTATCCTTCTCCAAGCAGATATTTGGACGACACACGATTCTTGGTGGTCGAGCTTGGCGATGCTGGAACATCTTTAGAAGATTGGAAGTTGACTAGCGAAAGTCAACTTTGGGATATCTTTTTCTTACAGGCCATCGCCTTGGCAAGAGCTGAGGATCTTGTCATGTTTGAG CATCGCGACCTTCACGAGGGTAACTTATGTATCCGTCAAGTCAAGCCACCTCGAAAGATGGGCCCTCCTTCAGCAGGATTCTTTGGGTACTCCGGTCTAGATATCACCATTCTAGACTACGGCCTTTCTCGCGGTGAGGATCTCTCAATTGACGATACGGTGCCAGTAGCTTTCGATCTTGAAAGAGACCTTAGCCTTTTTACCAGCACACATGCAGACCAATGCAAGGTTTACCGCCAAATGAGGTCTTTCCTCCTCCGCGCGGACCGCACATGCTTACCGCCAGAGGCCCACGATACACCTTATGCGAAAGGTATTGATGGGCCATTATCGTGGGATGCCTACGCACCGTATACAAATGTGCTTTGGCTAGCATACCTCTACGAATATATTACCAGTCATTTCAAGGGCGACAAAACAGAGCTGACACGCTTCAAAGACGAAACGGAGGAGCTTTGGGAGTATCTCAACCCAGATGCGGGAGAGGACGTGCCCTGCTTTGGTTGTGCTGCAGACGTGGTGTGCTTTGCTGTCGAAGCGGGCTGGATCCGCCAGGACCAACTGAATGGGGCCGATGAGTCAATCCTTCAGCATGAAGACAGCATCATTGCTCCACgagaagagatcaaggaagTAAGCCAAGAGAAAACGCCGGTGGGGAGGTCGACGCGGTCAACACGCAGAAAATGA
- a CDS encoding hypothetical protein (SECRETED:SignalP(1-22)~BUSCO:33486at5125), translating into MLHSSLRSIVAGVLAATSAVYALPQSNSGSGSGSSSTACNNSPDLCDRNYNNITHLGAHGSSFLRDGKDGLSAAGNQNFNATDALDAGLRLLQAQVHKENNALHLCHTSCDILDAGTLENWLSKINAWMEANTNEVVTILLVNSDSASADEFGKAINGSGIAELAYAPSSQNATTEWPTLKSMIDAKTRLVTFVTNIDASTQYPYLMPEFDYVFETAFEVPELNGFNCTVDRPSKISDGASALSNGMMSLVNHFKYQSLATNSDLFVPDTENIDTVNSDGTTTDGELGKHLQECRQEWGAAPNFVLVDFFEKGQVLAATDKMNGISDATGREEVSSDESLGSTNDRQVGMVALTAFVAAAVLLV; encoded by the coding sequence ATGCTTCACTCTTCACTTCGCTCCATAGTGGCTGGAGTCCTCGCTGCCACTTCAGCTGTCTACGCTCTCCCACAATCAAACTCAGGATCAGGCTCTGGTTCAAGTTCGACAGCATGCAACAACTCTCCCGATCTTTGCGACCGCAACTACAACAACATCACCCACCTCGGTGCTCACGGAAGTTCCTTTCTAAGAGACGGCAAGGACGGCCTCTCAGCTGCAGGAAACCAAAACTTCAACGCCACAGATGCCCTCGACGCtggtcttcgtcttcttcaagCTCAAGTCCACAAGGAAAACAACGCTCTTCACCTGTGTCACACCTCGTGTGATATTCTCGACGCTGGAACGCTTGAGAATTGGTTGAGCAAGATTAATGCTTGGATGGAGGCAAACACCAACGAGGTCGTTACCATTCTGCTAGTCAACTCTGACAGTGCCAGTGCCGACGAGTTTGGCAAGGCCATCAACGGTTCCGGCATTGCTGAACTGGCTTATGCGCCATCCAGCCAGAACGCTACTACCGAGTGGCCAACTCTCAAGTCTATGATTGATGCTAAGACGCGCCTGGTTACCTTTGTTACCAACATCGATGCTTCGACCCAGTACCCCTACTTGATGCCCGAGTTCGACTACGTCTTCGAGACTGCCTTTGAGGTCCCGGAACTAAACGGTTTCAACTGCACCGTTGACCGTCCCTCCAAGATCAGCGATGGCGCTTCAGCCCTGTCCAATGGCATGATGAGTCTGGTCAACCACTTCAAGTACCAAAGCCTTGCCACCAACAGCGACCTTTTCGTCCCTGATACCGAGAACATCGACACCGTGAACAGCGACGGTACTACCACAGACGGCGAGTTGGGCAAGCATCTCCAGGAGTGCCGGCAGGAGTGGGGTGCTGCCCCCAACTTTGTCCTTGTCGATTTCTTCGAGAAGGGCCAGGTCCTTGCTGCGACAGACAAGATGAACGGTATCTCTGATGCTACCGGTCGTGAGGAGGTCTCTTCAGATGAGTCTCTAGGCAGCACCAATGATAGACAAGTTGGCATGGTTGCCTTGACAGcctttgttgctgctgctgtacTCCTGGTGTAA
- a CDS encoding hypothetical protein (TransMembrane:1 (i260-279o)), which translates to MDQQQQNLQKNRQRQAERERKRALRACDGCRRQKEKCDGGVPCRRCTRLRRQCEFLGPTARDGEGGDGSGKNRNGASNTELLQRISCMEKVITHYAGNVTLDTESLKSMATAIDNKTFDASRYQRQAPVMDSPSSEYLGADDENYTVQPLDNNTTHYSGEFSHWNFSMRIKQWIEQCVPERHDAPGPLSFKEYYRAEELQSANNTQASLSALPPRYVADFLVQAFYKHAETNYFYVERGWLIEQIDLIYQNPGAFSRREVGTLCMIWIIFAIGTQYAYLDSVTGRDAHGKSNDSSPFSEDTIGVMFYQQACKLVPDAITVASLESVQAILLIGIYALPLDASGLSYIYLNLAVKLAIQNGMHRKWPAEGLDPYVRETRNRVWWTAYTTEKRVGIYHGRPLSIQSKDVDADMPVDRPDIMPSNATNIAHMLATLRLNQALGKIAHEISVLRTSQKHGMNEGLQRVIDMKEELRKWWDSLPETAYRDEVNPQNPISRADTHLKLEYCLLRMYAGRPFILPREVVRGNGSTSSSPADSNSQRPNTPHKSNPRSILVADCVEAALTIIDTCHLLQSTIGLARASYTEFSSCRAALLVIITQCLQRKTDRLRDALRIGMAMIKEMSAGGESARSEASLIEVFERAISRLDATMDSSGRETDYSRFKKWELLWKNDGPVQDFRPEESPESSMPLPQNPNTFWRGSIGNTARPGMPAMHAASPFVGMDANFPSVPQVMDEFSTLFGYGFGPSPENMGGTANGGMWMGP; encoded by the exons ATggaccagcaacaacaaaaccTGCAGAAGAACAGGCAGCGCCAAGCCGAAAGAGAGCGCAAACGAGCCCTTCGAGC TTGCGACGGCTGCCGACGTCAGAAGGAGAAATGTGATGGTGGTGTGCCATGCCGAAGGTGCACGCGCCTGCGTCGACAATGCGAGTTTCTGGGCCCGACTGCTCGAGATGGTGAAGGTGGCGATGGCTCTGGAAA GAACCGAAATGGTGCAAGTAACACTGAGCTTCTCCAGCGCATCTCTTGCATGGAAAAGGTCATCACACATTATGCTGGCAACGTTACTCTAGACACAGAATCGCTAAAATCCATGGCTACGGCAATTGATAACAAAACCTTTGATGCGTCCCGATATCAACGGCAGGCCCCGGTCATGGATTCTCCAAGCTCCGAGTATCTAGGAGCGGATGACGAGAATTACACCGTGCAACCCCTTGACAATAACACTACAC ACTACTCAGGCGAGTTCTCTCATTGGAACTTCTCAATGCGAATAAAACAGTGGATTGAGCAATGTGTCCCAGAGCGCCAT GATGCACCGGGTCCCCTCAGTTTCAAAGAATATTACCGTGCTGAGGAACTTCAGTCGGCCAACAACACACAGGCATCACTTTCTGCTTTGCCACCTCGATATGTTGCTGATTTTCTGGTTCAAGCATTCTACAAGCATGCCGAAACCAACTACTTTTACGTTGAACGTGGGTGGCTCATCGAACAGATAGATCTCATCTACCAAAATCCCGGTGCCTTTTCTCGACGCGAAGTCGGTACTCTCTGCATGATATGGATCATCTTTGCTATCGGTACTCAGTACGCATACCTGGATTCAGTCACCGGTAGAGATGCACACGGAAAGTCTAATGACTCGAGCCCATTCTCTGAGGATACAATTGGTGTGATGTTCTATCAACAAGCCTGCAAACTTGTTCCCGATGCCATCACAGTGGCGTCACTGGAAAGCGTTCAGGCTATTCTGCTTATTGGTATCTACGCCTTGCCGCTTGACGCGTCAGGACTGTCATACATCTACCTCAATCTCGCAGTGAAACTTGCGATCCAGAATGGCATGCATAGAAAGTGGCCTGCTGAAGGTCTTGATCCTTATGTTCGCGAAACGAGGAATCGTGTGTGGTGGACAGCCTACACTACGGAGAA GCGAGTTGGCATTTACCATGGACGGCCACTATCTATCCAAAGTAAGGACGTGGATGCAGATATGCCTGTGGATCGACCAGACATCATGCCATCAAATGCTACCAATATTGCGCACATGCTCGCAACCTTACGATTGAACCAAGCCCTTGGAAAAATCGCACATGAGAT CTCGGTGCTTCGAACCTCACAGAAGCACGGGATGAATGAGGGTCTGCAGCGAGTGATTGACATGAAAGAGGAGCTTCGAAAGTGGTGGGACTCCCTTCCCGAAACTGCATACCGTGACGAAGTAAATCCTCAGAACCCGATTTCGCGAGCAGATACACATCTCAAGCTGGAGTATTGCCTTTTGCGGATGTATGCTGGGCGACCATTCATCTTGCCTCGCGAAGTCGTTCGCGGTAACGGGAGTACTTCGAGTTCACCCGCCGACTCTAACAGCCAACGCCCCAACACTCCGCACAAGTCAAATCCTCGCTCAATCCTGGTAGCCGACTGCGTCGAAGCTGCTTTGACTATTATCGATACCTGCCATCTACTTCAGAGCACTATTGGTCTTGCGCGCGCCTCCTATACGGAATTCAGTTCTTGCCGTGCTGCCCTACTTGTCATCATTACTCAATGCTTACAAAGGAAGACGGACCGGTTGCGTGACGCTCTGCGCATTGGCATGGCAATGATAAAGGAGATGTCGGCAGGTGGAGAGTCAGCCAGATCTGAAGCATCCCTTATCGAAGTTTTCGAGCGTGCTATATCACGACTTGACGCCACCATGGACTCGTCTGGCCGGGAAACTGATTACTCGCGATTCAAAAAGTGGGAGTTGTTATGGAAGAACGATGGGCCTGTACAAGATTTCAGGCCAGAAGAATCACCTGAGAGCTCGATGCCGTTACCGCAGAACCCAAACACCTTCTGGAGAGGGAGCATAGGCAACACTGCGCGACCTGGTATGCCAGCCATGCATGCTGCAAGTCCATTTGTGGGGATGGATGCGAATTTCCCATCCGTGCCTCAAGTGATGGATGAGTTTTCGACCCTGTTTGGATACGGGTTTGGACCAAGCCCTGAAAACATGGGCGGAACAGCTAATGGAGGCATGTGGATGGGACCATGA
- a CDS encoding hypothetical protein (TransMembrane:1 (o75-92i)~BUSCO:36158at5125) translates to MASFLKNAFGGEKAPEAASPDSDFADFAEAPSPAPEVGTQDATVGSAAAAATQAPYTKWYNVHERHSISEFRMEGLILLVSSFIFLFHMIGARRNRSRAKGWMRAHAPIIQKEYALVGFGGVPTVDNENLNTDTLIKEKSLFEFATYATGRQNTAFTDVKLTLTKKFNPIVNCFEHLAGFFVESVAAPKDVAEVLTYPFDGKESLTVPSIPGAEVRKDNKSTYDGFVWGIVHKDVMRRVRDERYDVSLTFTKDNPKLPVWLTVMSESAEITDTLLTPELIAAVEAAGDHFEYLIISDQPIDKPVTLEETTPRKRLFLKYSLPSGENYDTLLPLFSHYLQLPDALVKVAHFRPEVTKKVRTIRDHAINEIKKTAESQRQEELALEKEKARKAKRDAELKGLDAKAQKRYLEKEREKEMRKSQKRQTQRA, encoded by the exons ATGGCCTCTTTCCTCAAGAACGCCTTTGGAGGCGAAAAGGCCCCCGAGGCCGCGAGCCCAGACTCGG ACTTCGCCGACTTTGCCGAAGCTCCCAGTCCAGCTCCTGAGGTCGGAACCCAGGATGCGACAGTTGGAagtgctgctgccgctgccaCTCAGGCTCCTTACACCAAGTGGTACAACGTCCATGAGCGTCACTCCATCTCCGAGTTCAGGATGGAGGGCCTCATCCTCCTTGTCTCGAGTTTCATCTTCTTGTTCCATATGATCGGCGCTCGTCGTAACCGCTCCAGGGCCAAGGGCTGGATGCGTGCTCATGCTCCCATTATCCAGAAGGAGTACGCTCTTGTCGGCTTCGGTGGTGTTCCCACCGTGGACAACGAGAATCTCAACACCGATACCCTCATCAAGGAGAAGTCCCTCTTTGAGTTCGCTACCTACGCTACCGGTCGACAGAACACGGCCTTCACCGATGTCAAGCTTACTCTGACCAAGAAGTTCAACCCCATTGTCAACTGCTTCGAGCACCTCGCCGGCTTCTTCGTCGAGTCTGTTGCCGCTCCCAAGGATGTCGCCGAGGTTCTGACCTACCCCTTCGATGGCAAGGAGAGTCTCACTGTTCCCTCTATTCCCGGTGCCGAGGTTCGTAAGGATAACAAGAGCACCTACGATGGCTTTGTTTGGGGTATCGTCCACAAGGACGTCATGCGCCGAGTCCGTGACGAGCGATACGACGTTTCTCTCACTTTCACCAAGGATAACCCCAAGCTTCCTGTCTGGCTCACTGTCATGAGCGAGAGCGCCGAGATCACCGACACCCTTCTTACCCCTGAGCTTATTGCTGCTGTTGAAGCCGCTGGCGACCACTTCGAGTACCTGATCATCTCCGACCAGCCTATTGACAAGCCTGTTACTCTTGAGGAGACCACTCCTCGCAAGCGACTCTTCCTCAAGTACTCTCTTCCTTCCGGAGAAAACTACGATACCCTCCTGCCTCTCTTCTCGCACTACCTCCAGCTCCCCGACGCCCTTGTCAAGGTTGCCCACTTCCGCCCTGAAGTCACCAAGAAGGTCCGCACCATTCGTGACCACGCCATTaacgagatcaagaagacTGCCGAGAGCCAGCGCCAAGAAGAGCTTGCTcttgagaaggagaaggccCGTAAGGCTAAGCGTGATGCTGAGCTCAAGGGTCTCGACGCCAAGGCTCAGAAGCGATACCTCGAGAAGGAGAGGGAGAAGGAGATGCGCAAGAGCCAAAAGCGACAGACACAGCGAGCTTAA